One Nitrospinaceae bacterium genomic window carries:
- a CDS encoding sulfite exporter TauE/SafE family protein, with translation MFDFTPLQWMLLFIGAFGNGFLKRTFGAGVGITLMPTLALVFSAKFALVYLALCTTWVDLGISRQMWRNWDRRTTYIFLPGMAVGVIFGGWVLTWVPEQELRMFIGGLCGLIAAYQIFVEFRGRPVKIPPIPVWAGIGIGTVSGMNSTIANAGATLLVPIMIGQNIAPRMIVGTIWAIFFLVNPLRVAAYWNAGVLTESVVFATLMVIPMLWAGVRCGAWLQPRMQRRVFNLCVLSIALIGSLRILIYN, from the coding sequence GTGTTCGACTTCACCCCTCTTCAGTGGATGCTGCTCTTTATCGGTGCATTCGGAAACGGGTTCCTCAAGCGCACCTTCGGCGCGGGCGTGGGCATAACCCTGATGCCAACGCTCGCGCTCGTCTTCTCCGCCAAGTTCGCGCTGGTCTACCTGGCACTGTGCACGACATGGGTGGATCTGGGGATCTCTCGCCAGATGTGGCGAAACTGGGACCGGAGGACCACCTACATTTTCTTGCCTGGTATGGCGGTGGGTGTCATTTTCGGTGGATGGGTTCTGACATGGGTCCCCGAGCAAGAGTTGCGCATGTTCATCGGCGGCCTTTGCGGGCTCATCGCCGCCTATCAAATATTCGTCGAATTTCGGGGACGGCCCGTTAAAATACCGCCGATACCGGTCTGGGCCGGCATCGGCATCGGCACGGTCAGCGGAATGAACTCCACCATCGCAAATGCGGGCGCCACCCTCCTGGTGCCCATCATGATCGGCCAGAACATCGCCCCAAGAATGATCGTGGGAACCATCTGGGCGATCTTTTTTCTCGTGAATCCTCTTCGCGTCGCCGCCTACTGGAACGCAGGCGTTCTCACCGAATCTGTGGTTTTCGCCACCCTCATGGTGATCCCAATGCTCTGGGCTGGTGTGCGATGCGGAGCCTGGCTTCAGCCCCGGATGCAACGCCGGGTGTTCAACCTGTGTGTGCTCTCCATCGCACTCATCGGATCG
- a CDS encoding sulfite exporter TauE/SafE family protein, producing MELTQYEILAIILGAFGTGFFKSTFSMGIGLVLVPFMLIFWPTRFVIGIISIHMLVSDYALIHLFWKQWEWRLAKLVIPGFYVGIISGTAILASLPDFWIRKFIGFICVVFIFSQGWSEFKGGLPTPRIGKSAGAIIGLIGGVVSALTHTGGTVLTLYLLSQGVKKVNLVATILITWLFVNPVKVSAYYAAGLLNNTLLIAGAASIPLAFSGGWIGRKLLDKMSQRFFNTTILALAAAAAIRLLWE from the coding sequence ACTCAATATGAAATACTCGCCATCATCCTGGGCGCCTTCGGAACAGGATTCTTCAAATCGACCTTCAGCATGGGGATCGGCCTTGTATTGGTACCGTTCATGCTTATCTTCTGGCCCACACGTTTTGTCATAGGCATCATCTCGATCCACATGCTCGTCTCAGACTATGCTCTCATCCATCTTTTCTGGAAACAGTGGGAGTGGCGCCTGGCCAAACTCGTCATCCCCGGCTTCTACGTCGGGATTATATCGGGCACGGCAATTCTGGCGAGCTTGCCCGATTTCTGGATAAGAAAATTCATCGGGTTCATTTGCGTGGTATTCATCTTTTCGCAAGGATGGTCCGAGTTCAAAGGCGGGTTGCCCACCCCGAGAATCGGAAAAAGCGCGGGAGCCATCATTGGCCTTATCGGAGGAGTAGTCAGTGCGCTCACCCACACCGGTGGCACGGTACTGACGCTGTACCTGCTCAGCCAGGGGGTAAAAAAGGTCAACCTCGTTGCGACGATTCTCATCACATGGCTATTCGTCAATCCTGTGAAAGTCAGTGCCTACTATGCTGCCGGGCTTCTGAACAACACACTGCTTATCGCCGGGGCCGCCTCCATCCCCTTAGCCTTCTCGGGCGGCTGGATCGGGAGAAAATTGCTAGACAAAATGTCCCAGCGCTTTTTCAACACGACTATTCTAGCTTTGGCGGCAGCGGCGGCCATTCGCCTGCTCTGGGAGTAG